The DNA window GCCGCGTCGAGGCCACCCCCGCCCCACACCATCGGCACGTACTCGACCCCGATCGTCGTGTAGGCGTCGGGTCGAACGCCCTCGTCTGGCACGTGCGTCCAGTTGTACCACCACGACACCGCGGGCGAGAGCGCCAGCATGTCCGCCTGCGAGTGGTAGCCGTACGCGACGCCGCGCTTGCACCCCGTGGGCTGGCTACTCGGCGGCCCACCGCCCATCGCGCCAGCGCCACCGTCCCCGCTCCCGCTCGTCGACGCGCCGGACCCACCACTCCCCGTGCTCGACATGGGTGACCCATTGCTGGAGCTGCACGCGGCGAGCGAGATGAGTCCAGCCATCACCACGCCCACCCACCCTCTCGTCTTCGTCTCGTGGATCATGAGTTCACAAGCCTCCGCGTGGGTGTGGATCACTCTGGCAAACGCATCGAGAGCAGCGCATCGATCGTCCCGCGGGACAGAGCGCCAGGAAGCCCCGGGAGCATCTCGGCAGCCGCCCCAGGGATCCTCTCCGGGTGGATGACCGCCACCTGGATCGCTCGCTGCTGCTCGTCGAGCAGGATCATGAAATACCGATCTCCCTCCGGACGGCGCCACACCGGGCACCCGTCCGCGCTGCCGCTGACCGCGATCTCCGGCCCGCTCGCATAGGCCTGCTGCCCGCAAGCGTCGACGACCTCGATGTCGTCGGCGAAGACGTCACGGCGACAGCCCTCTCCGCAGACGTTCCCGCCGACATGACCAGCCTGGTACGAGCGAACGCCGGTGCTCATGAACTCGCGGTTGCTGTACTGATTGTTGTCGAGCACCACCTCGAAGACGTTGATCTCCCCGCAGCCGTCACCGACCGATCCTGTCTTCGAGTAGCAGTTGCAGAGCCCGTTCCACTTGCGTCCGCCATCGCGAATCAACTCGGATGCGACGAACGCGACCCACGGCCCCGGGTGCCCTTGCCCCCCGCCGTCACACCGCTCGACGCCGGCATCATCGAACGTCATCGAGGCGAGGAAGACGATGAGCTTCGAGCCCGACCAGCCGAGGTGGTTGATGCCCGGATCGTTCGGACAAAAGTAGTCGCGCCCGTCACCGCACGGGAAAGACGCCTCTTGCATGAAGTAGTTCACGCAGTCCTTCTTCGTCAGGTCTCCGGTGAAATCGGCGGACGTCATCTGCCCATCGGTGACCACGAGGTTCGAGCCGTGGCCGCGCTGCGCGTCCCACGAGGAGACCATCGACCAGGAAGCAGCGCTCTCCCCTGGCTGGTAGACGGCGAGCTGCTTCAGGCGGATCGCCTTCATGACGAGTGTCATCTCCTCGTCGAAGGGCGCGAGCGTCGTGCTCGTCGTGTGCTGCTCCTTCATGCAGCAGTGCCCACCCCACGTGTCCGTCCCATCCTTGTAGCTGCAGGCTGGATCGCCTGGGTCGCGATCGATGCGACGCGGCCACCACCCTGGCGCACCGACGTTGGTGAAGGTCATGGTCCCGCCCCGTGTGGGCGTGCTCGGCTCCGTGGGGTGCGGCCCCAGGCCTCCGCCAGCGCCGCTGCCCGAGCCGTTCGTCGAGGTCGATGTCGACGTCGTGCTGCTGGCACCCGCGCCCCCTTCGCCACCCGCGCCGTCGTCGCTCGTGCTCCCGCAGGCACAGGCGAAGAGCAGGAGACCTGCGGGCACGACCCATCGCGAGATCATCGTCATGGCTGGCGTCTCCTGGTCAGCGTCGAAGCAAGGTGGCCACATGCTGGATCTCCGCCAGCTCAGAGATCCTCGATCACCACGAAGGCGCGCTGCCCCTCGCCCAGATGCCCGCTGATCCGGTATGTCGACCGCGCCGGATCGATCGGGATGAGCGCGTCCCCTGTGGCCTTCGGGAGCCACTCGTCCCCATCCCACTCGTAGAAGAGTTCCCCCAGAAGCTCGACGGCGCCGCTCGGATCATTCTGCCGGTACACCTTGATGCGGTAGAGGTGCTCCTTCGGAATCGCCTCGATTTCGCCGGCAAGGTACTGGTCGCGCTTCTGTGCGCGGAGTTCTGGCCAGGTGAAGCCCTCGGCGTGGGCCACGCTGTAGCCATCGGGGCTGCACCCCCCGCCGAAGGGCTTGTCGAAGTTGCCCGGCAAGGTGTCGTCCCACTTCGCGACATCGACCATGGGCTTTCCCTTGTGACCCCAGTACAGGTGCCCGTGTGAACTGAGGCTCGCGTACCCGGGCATGACCGTCTCGGCCATGTAGTAGGACTCGTCGCCGGGGAACTGGGTGCGCGTCACCGGCACCGGCTGCGACGCCTTGTTGATCAGCACGCAGCGAAGCTCCTCGTTCCACCACGTTCGCCCGAGCGGCACCCCCTTGGGGATGTAGACCTTCCCGTCGGTGTCGACGAGCAAGCCGAAGCCGATCTCCTGGTTGATCTCCCTCGGGTTCCAGCCACCGCGGTGACGCGGCCACGCGGTGTCGGGTGGCGAGAAGAAGCGCAGGCTGACGTCGCTACCGTTCTTGATGAACCGCCACGTGGGCCGGAACGCGCCGAAGATGTCGCCGCCGCCGTCGTTGTGGTCGGTGAAGTAGCCGTACTCGTGCCCTGGCGTGACGTGGTAGAGCACCGGGAGCGCGCCGAGCCTCGCCACCTCGGCTTCGACATCCATGCCGTTCGCCCAGCCCTTGTTCTTGTCGCCGGGCGTGTAAGCCACGTTGTCCATGACCCCGGGGATGTACGGGAGTTCGAACTGGCTATCGACGACGTAGAACGTCTCCCGCTCCTCGACGGGGAAGTCCTTCTTCCCCTGGATATGGGAGAGCACGTACGCGCACGGCGTGGCGGTGATGACCTCGAACGTCTCGCCTTCGAACTGTACGGTCCCGATGGATCGGACCTCGAAGTCGCTGCTGTCGCAGTCGGCACCTTCGACGAGCGGCGGCGTCGGCTCGTTGCCACCGTTCGACGGAGGAGGCGTCGTCGATCCCGAGGAGGTCGCCGGGTCTTCGCTGCTGGAGCAGCCGATGAGCACGACGAGGAGCGCGAGGGAGCGCGGAGTCATGCGGGAATCTCTCTCCTTGGCGGGCCGCCGGGAGCGCCGTTTGCGAGCGCTGTTTCGTGGAGGGATGGTCAGCCGAACGACATGGCGCGTCAAGGGAGAGGGGTCGCGCTCACCGACGTCCCGGTGGATGGCGGAAGGCGTCGGCGCAGCCTGCCACCCCGACGCCGTGATCGTGAGACGAGCGCTGGCGTCATCGACCGACGACGACAGGAGATCGACACTTCACGCCATCGGATGGCGTCCTCCGGGCCATGGACGACCCTCGCTCCTGCACGGGACTGGACGGAAGCTGCGCGTGTGTTCGTCGCGTTTTCCAGCCCGGATCGGGTGTCCACGAGCCATGAGCTCGCCATGCGAAACGAGGAGACGGGTGATGCAGTACGGACTGGACGACGAGTACACCTGGTACGAGTGGGCCGAAGCCCTGCCCACCGAGGAGACGCCGAGCCCGGAACTCCACGCGATCGCAGCCGGCTTCGCGGCGCACGCCCGACATTGCCTCCCCACCTGGTGCCACGCGGGAGCGCTCTCGCCCCTCGCCGCCCTGGCGCGCGCCTTCGGCCCGCGCGAGGCTGGTCTCGCGCAGGCGCAAGGCCTCCAGGTCAGTCACTTGCGGTTCCTCGCCGCGCCCCAGCTCACCGAGCAGCTCGCCGCGCTTCCTGACCTGACTGGCCTCGAAGGCGTGGAAGTCTCTGGCGACGAGGGCAGCAAGCTCGCACCGAAGGAGTCCGCGGCGCTCGTGCAGCTGGCCAAACTCGGGCTGCGCGAGCTCGACCTCGAGGGCGTCCCGAGCAGCAAGGACATCGAGCCCTTGCGACCCACCCTCGCGCGCCTCTCCCTCCTGCTCCAGGACAAGCCGCGCGCCACGGAGCTGTTCGAACGACCGTGGCCGGCGCTCCGGGAACTCCGGCTCGAACGCGGCAACGCCACCGACATGGCAGGCCTCGCTGCGCTCTTGCCTGCGATGTACGAGCGGCTGCCAGCGTGCGAGGCGCTCGATCTCTTCGAGACCTCGATCACCAAGAAGGTGCCCTTGCTCGAAGCCATGCCGTCCAGCCCGTGGATCGCCCAGCTCGTCGCGTTGCGCATCAGCGATCATGATGTGCCCCCCGATCGCCTCATGCACCTCGCCCAGGTGCCGTTCCAGCGACTCAGGCACCTGGGCCTCGGGATCTCGCAGGCGCGCCCACAGCTCGCGAACGCGCTCGCAAGCTCGCCGTCGCTCTCCGCCGTGGAGACCCTTCAGATCCACGCCAAGGTCGGCAAAGCCGGCTTGCAGTGCCTCATCGAAGCGTGGCCCCACCTGCGCCGGATCGCGGTGTGGGATCCACCCACCGAGAGCGTCGACGAGGTGATCGAGACCTTCGGACTCCGACCCTTCGTCGCGCGGGGCGGTGTCGTGGTGCGACGCGTCTCGTGACGGGGCGCGAGCAGGAGGCGCACCCCTCCGATCCCCGCCTCGCAAGCACGCAGGCGGCCATCGACCTCGCGCCTTGAGCCGAGGGTTCAGTGCGGCTGGAAACCGCACCTCGGAGAATGACCCGCGGCCAGCGCGTCGGTGCTGGAGGGCACGAAACCCCCGCCATTCGCTGCCGTACTTCCACGCAGCCAGTGCTCTTCACCGACCAAGCTCCTCCATGAACGGCGACGATCGGGCTCTTTCCGGTATCATCACCCGTCGTGCAGCCAGCTCGCCCCGACCGACCTGCGTCCGTCGAGCCTCCGAGCGCGTCGCCCATCCGCGTCTCGCCGTTCGTGCTCACCTGGACGCGCATCCTCGGCCTCTCGCTCGTCGAGGTGGCGCACGCCTCCGGGCTCCCCCGCGCGACGCTCGAGGCTGCCGAGGAGCTGAGCTACGAAGAAACGCTCAAGCTCTGGACCGGCATCGAGGCGCTGACCGGCGATCCAGTCTGGGGCATCCACGCCGGCGCCCAGTTCACGATCGACCAGATGGGCGTGGTCGGACCGGCGCTGGCGCACGCGACCCACCTCGACGCCGCGCTCGACGTGCTGGTGCGCGTGATGAACCTCTTCGTCCGTAACGCGAAGATCCGCCGCATCGACACCGAGCGTTGCGCCGGGTTCGAGTACGTCATGCCCACGCTCCGCTCGCGCCAGGGGGCCGACACCATCTTCGCGGCGGCCGTCGCGCTCATCCGACATTGCACGGGCGAGTGCGTCGTACCCCACGCCATCGAGCACCAGATGCCTCGCCAGTCCGAGGACGAATACCTCCGCATCTTCGGCGTCGTCCCGCGCTGGGACCGCCCGACCACCCAGCTTCTCTTCGCGCGTGCCGACCTCGCCCGACCCTTCCGTGGCGCCTCGCCCGTCCTCGCCGAGCTGCTCTCCGAGCACGCCCCTCGGCTGCTCGCGCCGTCGGGTCAGCCCTCTTCGTTCGATCAAGACTTCGCGTGCGCGTTCTGGAGGGCGCACGAGTCGGGTGGCGCGACCCTCGAGGCCGTCGCCGAAGCGATGGAGACCACGGCACGGACGCTCCAGCGCAAGCTCGCTGCGCAAAAGACCTCTTTCGCCGCAATGCGCGCCGAGCTGCTCCACCGCCGCACGACCCAGCTCCTGACCGAGAGCACGCTGCCGATCGACACGATCGCCGAGCGCCTCGGTTACAGCTCACGCGCCGCCCTGGAGCGCGCCTACCGGCGCTGGAGCGGACGCACACCCCACGCCGTCCGCGCCGGCGCCGTCTGAGTCGACGCTGCGCACAGCGCATTCCATCACCACGCGACGGACTTACGACGAGCGACCCGACACGCGAGATGAACCTCTGCCGCGCGACGAAAGCATGTCGAGCGACCCGACGCGTACTACCGTGCCGCCGCCCGCATCCTGCCCTGTGACTTCCTCGCCGCGATGGGTGCCGTGCCATGACCACAGCGCGCGTCACCGCCATGGAGTGGCGTGAAGTGGAGGACATCTGTCGTCATCGGTCGTCTCTCCTGCACCACGGCATCCGACGACGCGCACAGCGCGCATGACGCGAGGGTCGAGCAGCCATTTCGACGGGTTTCACGGCCTCGCATGAATTGTCGCGGCGTCATGACCGTGATGACATCGCATCGTCATGATCTCGTCCTGGGACGATCTCCGCTACCTCGAAGCCTTCGAGCGACTCGGTACGGCGGGCGCCGCCGGCCGCGAACTCGGCGTGGCCGCGTCGACCATCTACCGGCGCGTGGCGGCGCTCGAACAGTCCGTCGGCTTCCCCTGCCTCGTGCGCGGCAGGGGCATCACGCCTGCCGGGCGTGAGCTGGCGCAGCTCGCACGGACGACCGGCAACTCGCTCCAGAGCATCGCCCAGCGCGCCAGCGAGCAGCGCGACGAGGTGCGCGGCCCTGTCGTCTTCGCGACGCTCGACGGGCTCGAGCCGCTCCTCTCGGCGCCCTTCGCGGAGCTGTCGATCCTCCATCCCCAGCTCCGGGTGGACGTGCACATCACCGCCGCCTGCCCGAGTCAGCGGGATCCTCCGGCCGACCTCGCGCTCACGCTGCTCCGCAAGCCACCGCCCACGTACGTCGGTCGCAAGCTCCTCACCATCCGGTTCGGT is part of the Chondromyces crocatus genome and encodes:
- a CDS encoding DUF2403 domain-containing lipoprotein, with product MISRWVVPAGLLLFACACGSTSDDGAGGEGGAGASSTTSTSTSTNGSGSGAGGGLGPHPTEPSTPTRGGTMTFTNVGAPGWWPRRIDRDPGDPACSYKDGTDTWGGHCCMKEQHTTSTTLAPFDEEMTLVMKAIRLKQLAVYQPGESAASWSMVSSWDAQRGHGSNLVVTDGQMTSADFTGDLTKKDCVNYFMQEASFPCGDGRDYFCPNDPGINHLGWSGSKLIVFLASMTFDDAGVERCDGGGQGHPGPWVAFVASELIRDGGRKWNGLCNCYSKTGSVGDGCGEINVFEVVLDNNQYSNREFMSTGVRSYQAGHVGGNVCGEGCRRDVFADDIEVVDACGQQAYASGPEIAVSGSADGCPVWRRPEGDRYFMILLDEQQRAIQVAVIHPERIPGAAAEMLPGLPGALSRGTIDALLSMRLPE
- a CDS encoding LysR family transcriptional regulator encodes the protein MISSWDDLRYLEAFERLGTAGAAGRELGVAASTIYRRVAALEQSVGFPCLVRGRGITPAGRELAQLARTTGNSLQSIAQRASEQRDEVRGPVVFATLDGLEPLLSAPFAELSILHPQLRVDVHITAACPSQRDPPADLALTLLRKPPPTYVGRKLLTIRFGVYGTRALASDPERARWVVLGEPLDKSWIGRWEREHVPREQVAAVTTSRRMFLDLVTAGAGVGLLPEALAENHPELVELTSYRERSADLERPAWLLVPPELRNDVRITTVVKVLSKHLRRSSGPDVSSAQEMQDCDSESQSCDVRSVAS
- a CDS encoding AraC family transcriptional regulator; translation: MQPARPDRPASVEPPSASPIRVSPFVLTWTRILGLSLVEVAHASGLPRATLEAAEELSYEETLKLWTGIEALTGDPVWGIHAGAQFTIDQMGVVGPALAHATHLDAALDVLVRVMNLFVRNAKIRRIDTERCAGFEYVMPTLRSRQGADTIFAAAVALIRHCTGECVVPHAIEHQMPRQSEDEYLRIFGVVPRWDRPTTQLLFARADLARPFRGASPVLAELLSEHAPRLLAPSGQPSSFDQDFACAFWRAHESGGATLEAVAEAMETTARTLQRKLAAQKTSFAAMRAELLHRRTTQLLTESTLPIDTIAERLGYSSRAALERAYRRWSGRTPHAVRAGAV